The segment GTTCTTCGTTAATCGTAATTTTTGAAAATACCAAATGCACCTCAATTTTGCTTTCTGCCTGTAGGTCAAAGTCAACTACCCTTGGAAATAGTTGTTTATCAAGTTCCATAAACTTGCTATAGTTTGCCTGAAGCTTTTTGTTCTCCTTTTTGATTTCTTTTAATGATAGTTGTGATATTTTAAAATTTTCGGGCGAAAGCCAAATACTTTGTATGAAAACAATTGGTTCAATTTCGTGACTTCGAATATAGCGTTTCAGTTTGGCTCTTGATGCTGTTGCTAACTTATATGTCTTATTTTCAATACTGGCCCTAAACTTTCCATCTTCAAAATGGCTTAAATCATTTCCGAGAATCAATGCTTGTAAGACATCAAAATCAATATTTGTGTCTAAAAAATCGTTCAGATAATTATAATCTCCTTCGAAATAGGTTTTGTTCATCCTATTTATAAATTTAACGGAATCGTAGGTAATTAACATTCGTGCTGCTTCGATACCTAAGGCAGGAGAAAACGACACCCAAATCATACTATCTTTTTTGATCCGGATCTGACCTTTAAATTCTGTTTTTTTCTTGTTGTGAACATATTCTAAATTAAACTTGGCATTGAATTGATCGAATTTTAATTCGTTCTCCTTTAACTTATTAAATAAATAATCAATGCCTTCTTCTTTTAATGGCTCTTTAATAATTTTTCTTGTGGCACCGCATCCGGCAGCAATCACTAAAACAAATATTAACAATATATAGCTTGGCTTAACTTTCATCCAATTATTCATATAATTTTTTCTCTTTAATTTTTTTATTTATCCATTCGGATTCTGAACCCTTTTTACGCGCCATTTTCCAGAATTTAACCGCTTTCTTTATATCCCCTAATTGAAATAAAATATCTCCATAATGCTCATAAACTTCTGCACTATTTTGTTCACCAATTTCCATGGCTCTTTCAATTACTATTTTTGCTTCTTCAAATAACTTCATTTTATACAACACCCAAGCTTTTGTATCCAAGTTTGAAGCATTTTCAGGGTCAAGATCAACTGCCTTGAACGACATTCGCTTTGCCTGATCCAGTTTTTCTGAACGTAAAGCCAAATAATATGCATAATTATTAAGTACAACTGAGTTTTCAGGATCTAGTTTGAGAGCACTTTCATAGGCTTGATCAGAGTCAGTGTTATTATCTAATTCGTGATAAGCATCTCCTAAAAAAGAATAAAACTGAACAGATAAGGCTGCATTGCTTTGCACCAATACCAGACCTTTCTTATAGTAAGAGATTGCTTCTTCGTAGTTCTTGTTTTGAAAATTAACAAGCCCTGAAAATAAGTATGCCAATGGCCTATCAGGAAATAATTCAATAACTTTGCGACTATGTTCGGCCATAGCCTTGAAGTCGGATAGTGCAGATTCGGTAATGAGCAATTGTTCCCAGGATCCAAAAAGAGTACTATCAATAGAAATGGCCTTTAATAGTGATTCCTTGGCTTTTATAAAATCTCGTGCCTGAAATAAAATTTCTGATTTAATTGAATGAATACGTGAGTTTTCAGGATATTTATTGGCCAACAATGAAACCAACTCTTCGGCTTCTTTATTCCTTTCACTAAAAATTTGCTCAACAGTATAATAAGAGACCAAAATCTGAATTTTGGAATCGATATCTAATTGGTCGTTTTCAAAACCAGTTTTTAATTCCTGAAATGCTCTTAAAGTATCTCCTGATTTTCGGTAAAAATCGGAAAGTGAAATGTGGATGTAGGGATTTTCCGGATCTAATTCGGTAATTTGTTTATAGGCATTTAAAGCCTTTTCATCCAAATCATTTTTTAAACATAATTCTGCCAATAATGCATAATATCTGGCCTCTGTTGGGAACTCATGGATTAATTTTTCAATTTCGCCAATACCAGATTCAACTTGATTCAAATTCTGATATAATTTCTGTTTTTGAATTGCAAGTTGTTCGGTAACCCCAATTTTATTTTCAATAGTGTTTAATGCTTTGATAGCCTTTTCGTATTCTCCGATTATGATATAATTCTGAGCCAATTCTTCAGTATATTCAAGGTTCTCGGGATTCTGTCTTGATAAATCTTCCAAAACTTCTACGCTCTTTTGATACGATTTATCTATTTTATAAATATTCGAAAGCAATAGTTTATACCAGATATTGGTAGTGTCTATTTTAACCGTACTTTCTGCCAATTTTTTTGCGGACTCAATCTCATTATTCATGAGATAAATAGTGGCAAGTTCGTACATCGATGCAGCGTCATCCGGAACGAGCTCAATACATCTTTTGTATAAGTCTTCGGCTTTCTTTAGATTCCCCAGGTTCTTTTCTTTATTGGCTTCTACAAATAATGTTGCGTTTTCTTTAAGGTTTAAAGTTGAGATTTTTTGATCGATTTCAATATTCGTTTTTTGGCTAAATCCTATGATGGGTTTTCCAGTAACAATTAAAATAAGAAGGATTATATTAATTATTTTTTTCATCAATGCTATTCTATTATATTTTTAATTTGTTCTCAGTCCTGTATAATAAATCTGGTAATACTTGCTTTGAGTGATTAATCATATCAATATTTATAAATATCCTATTAGAAGATCAATTAATTATAGCTGAAAGAACATAGCGAATATTTTCAGGTAAAACTATTTTCAAAGCTGATAAAATTAAGGTGCTAAATTACAGAAAATATGCATTCAACCAGATTAATGATGACTACAATAAAACTGCTATAGGATAATTAGTTAGAGAAAAAGGATTTAAAATCTTTACGTTCTGTAATATACACAGTTAAAATGAATATCATCAACAAAAATGTACTCACTAGAAATCTAAAAAGCACATCTTCAATTTTAAGAAAATGGTTTATGAGAACTAAAACAATCGACAGGCTTATGTATGCAATTATTTTTCCTATTTGATAATTAATCACGAAATATTTCATCCCGATAAAATAAGATGCGATCATCATTGAGCCATAACACAAAAGGGCTGCCCATGCCGACCCCATATACCCAAAACGAGGAATCCAGAGTAAATTAAAGACTACGGTCAAAACAGCTCCTCCTATTGCTATAAAAGCACCATAAATAGTTTTATTGGTTAATTTGTACCAAATTGATAGATTGTAGAATATCCCTAAAAACAAATATCCCATTAATAATAATGGAATCACTGCGATTCCTTCTCTAAAATTAACCCCGATGATAAGTACGACAATGTCGATATATAACATTAATCCTAAAAAAATAAAGGAAGTTGCAATTACAAAGTAATTCATAACCCTGGCATAGACAATCCTTGAGTCCTTCTCTTTTTCGTGCGAAAAGAAGAATGGTTCGGCTGCATATCGAAATGCCTGTACAAATAAATTTAGCAAGAATGCTATTTTTATACTGGCTGAATAAATTCCAATCTGTTGCTCCGCAATGTCTTTAGGTAATATATATTTCATTAATAGTCGACCATAAGTTTCATTCATTACCCCTGCCAATCCTGTCAATATTAATGGTAATGAATAAACCATCATTTTCTTCCACAGCTTAAAATCAAAATTAAACCTAAAGTCTTTTAATTCGGAGTATAATAATACCAAAGTAATAGCACTAGCCGCAAGATTTGAAATAAAAACATAAACAATTAAACTCCATTCAGGTTTAAAAAAGA is part of the Bacteroidota bacterium genome and harbors:
- a CDS encoding DUF4292 domain-containing protein, whose amino-acid sequence is MKVKPSYILLIFVLVIAAGCGATRKIIKEPLKEEGIDYLFNKLKENELKFDQFNAKFNLEYVHNKKKTEFKGQIRIKKDSMIWVSFSPALGIEAARMLITYDSVKFINRMNKTYFEGDYNYLNDFLDTNIDFDVLQALILGNDLSHFEDGKFRASIENKTYKLATASRAKLKRYIRSHEIEPIVFIQSIWLSPENFKISQLSLKEIKKENKKLQANYSKFMELDKQLFPRVVDFDLQAESKIEVHLVFSKITINEELNYPFNVPSKFDLITKFE
- a CDS encoding oligosaccharide flippase family protein; protein product: MNPIKKLAGQTVIYGFSSIIGRILNYLLVPLYTRVFTQGEYGVVNVMYAFVAVAFIVLTYGMETTYFRYSEIEKGKKNVYNTILSSILTSSLIFLFFVVLFAKNVARLIEYPDNLEYVILFGFILAFDAITAIPFAKLRAQNRPIKFATIKFVNIAVNIGLNLMFLLLCPFLLKVANPSVSKIILLFFKPEWSLIVYVFISNLAASAITLVLLYSELKDFRFNFDFKLWKKMMVYSLPLILTGLAGVMNETYGRLLMKYILPKDIAEQQIGIYSASIKIAFLLNLFVQAFRYAAEPFFFSHEKEKDSRIVYARVMNYFVIATSFIFLGLMLYIDIVVLIIGVNFREGIAVIPLLLMGYLFLGIFYNLSIWYKLTNKTIYGAFIAIGGAVLTVVFNLLWIPRFGYMGSAWAALLCYGSMMIASYFIGMKYFVINYQIGKIIAYISLSIVLVLINHFLKIEDVLFRFLVSTFLLMIFILTVYITERKDFKSFFSN
- a CDS encoding tetratricopeptide repeat protein, yielding MKKIINIILLILIVTGKPIIGFSQKTNIEIDQKISTLNLKENATLFVEANKEKNLGNLKKAEDLYKRCIELVPDDAASMYELATIYLMNNEIESAKKLAESTVKIDTTNIWYKLLLSNIYKIDKSYQKSVEVLEDLSRQNPENLEYTEELAQNYIIIGEYEKAIKALNTIENKIGVTEQLAIQKQKLYQNLNQVESGIGEIEKLIHEFPTEARYYALLAELCLKNDLDEKALNAYKQITELDPENPYIHISLSDFYRKSGDTLRAFQELKTGFENDQLDIDSKIQILVSYYTVEQIFSERNKEAEELVSLLANKYPENSRIHSIKSEILFQARDFIKAKESLLKAISIDSTLFGSWEQLLITESALSDFKAMAEHSRKVIELFPDRPLAYLFSGLVNFQNKNYEEAISYYKKGLVLVQSNAALSVQFYSFLGDAYHELDNNTDSDQAYESALKLDPENSVVLNNYAYYLALRSEKLDQAKRMSFKAVDLDPENASNLDTKAWVLYKMKLFEEAKIVIERAMEIGEQNSAEVYEHYGDILFQLGDIKKAVKFWKMARKKGSESEWINKKIKEKKLYE